The following nucleotide sequence is from Vibrio fluvialis.
CAGCGCATTGAGGAAGACCATGTCGAGCTAGCGCTTAACCAACGTTATTATCGTGAGTCTTATCTGCCTGAAAGAGCGCTCGATGACATTCTTGACGGTCAAGTAATCATTGAAACTCAAGGTGAACAGATAGGACAGGTAAACGGCCTGACAGTCATTGATATTGCTGGACACCCTGTTTCTTACGGCGAACCTGCACGTATTTCGTGTGTTATCCACTTTGGTGATGGCGACATCTCAGATGTTGAGCGAAAAGTTGAACTGGGCGGCAACTTACACGCCAAGGGTATGATGATTATGCAAGCGTTTGTAAGCAGCGCCCTGAACCTTGACGTACCACTTCCTTTTTCAGCATCCGTTGTGTTCGAACAGTCGTATAGCGAAGTCGATGGTGACAGCGCATCGTTAGCTGAACTGTGTTCTTTAGTCAGTGCTCTGTCCGAGTACCCTATTGATCAGCAAATTGCGGTAACTGGCGCTGTTGATCAATTTGGCCGTGTTCAGGCCGTAGGAGGACTGAATGAAAAAATTGAAGGCTTCTACCGTGTTTGCCAACATCAAGGTTTTACAGGGGAACAAGGTGTGATTTTGCCAAAAAGTAACCTTAAACACCTTGCGCTTCATAAATCTGTCGTCGAAAGTATTAAAAATGGTGAATTCAACATCTGGCCAGTATCCAATGTTGATGAAGCTGTACCGGTGCTCATGAACAAGCCGTTCCGTGGTGATGATGAAGATAGCGTGATCAGCCGGATCGCAGAAAGAATTGAAAACTTTGAAAAACACGTTCAGCCACAAGGATTTGTGGAACGCGTCAAAAACTGGTTTGTCTAGTACTGATCGGAGTTGTTTGGCGTACACGTGTTCACTAACATGCACCCTATCAAAAATTGGAGTAATTGATAATGCAGAACAAACGCGACTCTTATAACCGTGAAGATCTTTTAGCTTCTAGCCGTGGCAAACTTTTTGGCCCTGGTTACCCTCAACTACCAGCACCAAACATGCTGATGATGGACCGAGTGACTAAGATGTCTGAAACTGAGGGTGAATTCGGTAAAGGACTTATCCTTGCTGAACTAGATATCACTCCGGATCTATGGTTCTTCGATTGTCACTTCCCTGGTGACCCAGTCATGCCTGGTTGTCTTGGTTTGGATGCCATGTGGCAGCTGGTTGGTTTCTTCCTTGGCTGGGTTGGCGGTAAAGGTAAAGGCCGCGCTCTGGGCGTTGGTGAAGTAAAATTCACAGGGCAAATTCTGCCAACAGCCAAAAAAGTCACTTACGAAATTCATATGAAACGTGTTGTGAACCGTAAACTGGTTATGGGTCTTGCTGATGGCCGCGTACTGGTGGATGGAAAAGAAATCTACGTTGCTAAAGATCTGAAAGTTGGCCTTTTCCAAGACACTTCAGCATTCTAAAACGCTGCGATTGAATCTAGCCGCTCAGTTGAGCGGCTTTTTATTAGTGCAACATTTAGTTATAGTGCGTCAGGGTGTGTGTCTATATAAAAAGCCCCTTTCGGGGCTTAGATCCTGTGTTGTATGTGGAGGTTATTTATAGAGACCAGTCTGTTTGTCTTCTCTCGCTTCACGCCAACCACCTAGCCAGAAGGAACGAGCTTCCATTTGCTGATAGGGACACTCTTCTTGCGATCGACCATTCAGGCCAGCTTTGTATCCCTGAGATTGTGCTCTTTCCAGGCGATCACGCTTTTGTCTCTTCATAGTGAAGTCCTCATACAGTAGCTTGTGTCTA
It contains:
- a CDS encoding S16 family serine protease; translation: MTQDIWRLVTPQYDQFNAEFSQYPSLPPVSLFGTQTRLSQAIERFIHINGFSRVLLINAPDNSIYRSLIKEQMDSLVTTAPVVVTETLNMVTIFGQVKAENGQVVNETSGLLDQANNGYLIVSANLLLANPATWPMLKSAILGDPVSPLNCDPKSPIQTPLNKRYNIKLVVVGDRNQLGDVDFLDADIHAGLCLFSELEMDIKIEPETITTYLGYLRWIANRYQLPDLSQNAIEAVMTAGARYTEDQHYAPLCVMWLRALLEEASLISSGQRIEEDHVELALNQRYYRESYLPERALDDILDGQVIIETQGEQIGQVNGLTVIDIAGHPVSYGEPARISCVIHFGDGDISDVERKVELGGNLHAKGMMIMQAFVSSALNLDVPLPFSASVVFEQSYSEVDGDSASLAELCSLVSALSEYPIDQQIAVTGAVDQFGRVQAVGGLNEKIEGFYRVCQHQGFTGEQGVILPKSNLKHLALHKSVVESIKNGEFNIWPVSNVDEAVPVLMNKPFRGDDEDSVISRIAERIENFEKHVQPQGFVERVKNWFV
- the fabA gene encoding bifunctional 3-hydroxydecanoyl-ACP dehydratase/trans-2-decenoyl-ACP isomerase; amino-acid sequence: MQNKRDSYNREDLLASSRGKLFGPGYPQLPAPNMLMMDRVTKMSETEGEFGKGLILAELDITPDLWFFDCHFPGDPVMPGCLGLDAMWQLVGFFLGWVGGKGKGRALGVGEVKFTGQILPTAKKVTYEIHMKRVVNRKLVMGLADGRVLVDGKEIYVAKDLKVGLFQDTSAF
- the rmf gene encoding ribosome modulation factor; this encodes MKRQKRDRLERAQSQGYKAGLNGRSQEECPYQQMEARSFWLGGWREAREDKQTGLYK